Proteins found in one Polymorphobacter fuscus genomic segment:
- a CDS encoding polyhydroxyalkanoic acid system family protein, whose translation MAGTPTIVDIPHNLGRDVARERLRANVGNLGSHIPGGVAALDTSWPSADRMVIELVAMGQRLTATLDIGDTVVRCSFLLPGMLAFMADAISAGVRRQGSQLLLPGKD comes from the coding sequence ATGGCCGGCACCCCCACGATCGTCGATATTCCGCACAATCTGGGGCGCGACGTCGCCAGGGAGCGGCTGCGCGCCAATGTCGGCAACCTGGGGTCGCATATTCCGGGCGGCGTCGCGGCGCTCGACACGTCATGGCCGAGCGCCGACCGGATGGTGATCGAACTGGTGGCGATGGGGCAGCGGCTGACGGCGACGCTCGATATCGGCGACACGGTGGTGCGGTGCAGTTTCCTGCTGCCGGGGATGCTGGCGTTCATGGCCGATGCCATCAGCGCCGGGGTGCGGCGGCAGGGCAGCCAGCTGCTGTTGCCGGGCAAGGATTGA